In Paraburkholderia bryophila, a single genomic region encodes these proteins:
- a CDS encoding porin, translated as MNKAFATTLVALASTLGAAAHAQSSVTLYGTLDTGLDYISNQKSANGGKSNWMMESGNVSTDRWGLRGNEDLGGGLSAVFDLENGFNIDSGKFSNGGDEFGRQAWVGIASKQWGTVTLGRQYDFLVDFVAPLSATGSGFGGNIADHPFDNDNLNNDLRMNNALKYRSATYYGVTVGGAYAFSNAAGGFSNNNAYSLGAQWAGGPFNLAVAYLQINQPGGVNQPANTGGAVSSSDGDAVFTGARQRVLGAAGRYTFGAATLGLVFTRTMLNDPHQITQGGAYSTLNGDLLTFNNYELNARYAITPAFTLGGSYTFTDGHFSTGGQSYSPKWNQFMLQADYALSRRTDLYLEGTYQHVTGANGIAVLGNASIYSLAASSSDRQAVVAVGVRHRF; from the coding sequence ATGAATAAAGCATTCGCAACCACACTCGTCGCGCTGGCCAGCACCCTCGGCGCGGCGGCACACGCGCAAAGCAGCGTGACGCTCTACGGGACGCTCGACACCGGCCTCGACTACATCAGCAATCAGAAATCGGCCAACGGCGGCAAAAGCAACTGGATGATGGAAAGCGGGAACGTCAGTACCGACCGCTGGGGCCTGCGCGGTAACGAAGATCTGGGCGGCGGCTTGAGCGCGGTCTTCGATCTCGAGAACGGCTTCAATATCGACAGCGGCAAGTTCTCCAACGGCGGCGATGAGTTCGGCCGTCAGGCGTGGGTCGGGATCGCGAGCAAGCAGTGGGGTACGGTGACGCTGGGCCGTCAATACGACTTCCTGGTCGATTTCGTAGCGCCGTTGTCGGCGACCGGTTCGGGCTTCGGCGGCAATATCGCCGATCACCCGTTCGATAACGACAACCTGAACAACGACCTACGTATGAACAACGCGCTGAAATACCGCAGCGCGACCTACTACGGGGTCACCGTCGGCGGCGCGTACGCGTTCAGCAATGCGGCGGGCGGCTTCAGCAACAACAACGCGTATAGCCTCGGCGCGCAATGGGCGGGCGGTCCGTTCAACCTGGCTGTCGCGTACCTGCAGATCAACCAGCCGGGCGGCGTCAACCAGCCGGCCAATACCGGCGGCGCGGTGAGCAGCAGCGACGGCGACGCAGTGTTCACCGGCGCGCGCCAGCGCGTGCTCGGCGCCGCGGGACGCTACACGTTCGGCGCGGCGACCCTTGGCCTCGTCTTCACGCGGACCATGCTCAACGACCCGCATCAGATCACGCAGGGTGGCGCGTATTCGACGCTCAACGGCGATCTGCTGACGTTCAACAACTATGAGCTGAACGCCCGCTACGCGATCACGCCGGCGTTCACGCTGGGCGGCTCGTATACCTTCACGGATGGCCACTTCAGCACCGGCGGCCAGAGCTACTCGCCGAAGTGGAATCAGTTCATGCTGCAGGCCGATTACGCGCTGTCGCGCCGCACCGATCTGTATCTGGAAGGCACGTATCAGCACGTGACGGGCGCGAATGGGATCGCGGTGCTGGGCAATGCGTCGATCTATTCGCTGGCGGCTTCGTCGAGCGACCGGCAGGCGGTTGTGGCGGTGGGCGTGCGGCACCGGTTCTAA
- a CDS encoding efflux transporter outer membrane subunit has product MVALAAALLVSGCSFAPVYHAPAASIPTTFKEGGAWQLARPADRVPREAWWTVYRDPVLDHLERRVAAANPNVAAAMARHDEATAYLAQARSGLLPTIGAEASVERQRQSDNRPLRGAGQPSVYGTNNVDVGISYDLDLWGKIRNEVAAGNAAAQASEADLESVRLSLQADLANAYFNLRGLDAQQQLLNDTIATYQRALTLTMSRHAGGIASDLDVSRAQTQLDAARASADDIAARRALYEHAIASLTGQPASIFALTPVTEATYLPSIPTGVPAALLQRRPDIAAAERRVAQANAQIGVAKAAFFPDISLGLDGGYQSDTLSPWLMAPNEIWSVGPSLVFTLFDGDRREAMTDQARAKLAENGAKYKATVLLAFQQVEDNLAQLHHLGDEATQQNAALIAAQRTLTLSMSRYRDGVVSYLDVVTSQTTELTTQTDALNLETRRLLASVGLIEALGGGWSTDGAKAAPAVQATQLKAVPVVAGASSTSGASAAIASASAG; this is encoded by the coding sequence ATGGTTGCTTTAGCCGCCGCGCTGCTGGTGAGCGGCTGTTCGTTCGCGCCGGTCTACCACGCGCCGGCCGCCAGCATTCCCACCACCTTCAAGGAAGGCGGCGCATGGCAACTCGCGCGGCCTGCCGACCGTGTGCCGCGCGAGGCGTGGTGGACCGTGTATCGCGATCCCGTGCTCGACCATCTGGAGCGACGGGTGGCGGCGGCCAACCCGAACGTCGCGGCCGCGATGGCGCGTCACGACGAAGCCACCGCGTATCTCGCGCAGGCCCGCTCGGGCCTGTTGCCGACCATCGGCGCGGAAGCGTCGGTTGAGCGTCAGCGGCAGTCGGACAACCGGCCTCTAAGAGGCGCGGGACAGCCTTCGGTCTACGGCACGAATAACGTCGACGTCGGCATCAGCTACGACCTGGATCTGTGGGGCAAGATCCGCAACGAGGTAGCCGCCGGCAACGCGGCGGCGCAGGCCAGCGAGGCCGATCTCGAATCGGTGCGCCTGAGCTTGCAGGCGGATCTGGCCAACGCGTATTTCAATCTGCGCGGACTCGACGCGCAACAGCAGTTGCTCAACGATACGATCGCCACTTATCAGCGCGCGCTCACCCTCACCATGAGCCGCCACGCCGGCGGGATTGCATCGGACCTCGACGTGTCGCGCGCGCAGACGCAACTGGACGCCGCGCGCGCCTCCGCCGACGATATCGCCGCGCGCCGCGCGCTTTACGAACATGCGATCGCCAGCCTGACCGGCCAGCCCGCATCGATTTTCGCGCTGACGCCGGTGACGGAGGCGACGTACCTGCCGTCCATTCCTACCGGCGTGCCGGCCGCGTTGCTGCAGCGGCGACCCGATATCGCGGCGGCCGAGCGCCGCGTCGCACAAGCGAACGCGCAGATCGGCGTGGCCAAGGCGGCGTTTTTCCCGGACATCTCGCTGGGTCTCGACGGTGGTTACCAGAGCGATACGCTTTCGCCATGGTTGATGGCGCCCAACGAAATCTGGTCGGTGGGTCCGAGTCTCGTGTTCACGCTGTTCGACGGCGACCGCCGTGAAGCGATGACCGATCAGGCGCGCGCCAAGCTCGCCGAGAACGGCGCGAAGTACAAGGCGACCGTGCTACTCGCGTTCCAGCAGGTGGAGGACAACCTCGCGCAACTGCACCATCTCGGCGATGAAGCCACGCAGCAGAACGCCGCGCTGATCGCCGCACAACGCACGTTGACGCTGTCGATGTCGCGCTACCGCGACGGCGTGGTCAGCTATCTGGACGTGGTGACCTCGCAAACCACCGAGCTGACCACGCAGACCGATGCGTTGAACCTCGAAACAAGGCGTCTACTGGCTTCCGTGGGCTTGATCGAGGCGTTGGGTGGCGGCTGGTCAACGGACGGCGCCAAGGCCGCGCCTGCGGTCCAGGCGACGCAGTTGAAGGCGGTACCGGTTGTTGCAGGCGCTTCCAGCACTTCTGGCGCCTCTGCCGCCATTGCATCCGCATCCGCAGGTTAA
- a CDS encoding DUF4148 domain-containing protein, with translation MKSLTLAIAFIGATATASAFAQSTTAPMQQNAAPAMQVAANTTSTTGNVTGSWVAPYGQATPGKTRAQVYRELVHAEKDGQLAYLNSTIYAH, from the coding sequence ATGAAATCTCTGACGCTCGCCATCGCTTTCATCGGTGCAACCGCAACGGCTTCCGCCTTCGCTCAATCGACCACCGCGCCGATGCAACAGAACGCCGCGCCGGCCATGCAAGTAGCGGCGAACACCACCAGCACCACCGGCAACGTGACGGGTTCGTGGGTCGCGCCGTACGGCCAGGCCACGCCCGGCAAGACACGCGCTCAGGTTTATCGGGAACTGGTGCACGCGGAGAAGGACGGCCAACTGGCGTATCTGAATTCGACGATTTAC